In Deltaproteobacteria bacterium, a single window of DNA contains:
- a CDS encoding (Fe-S)-binding protein — MSQVPFYEVNEAIVAMGGEDLNLCMQCGLCSGSCPWRLVDGEFFVRQMIRMGQLGLEGYESDDILYGCTTCGLCPQRCPRGVKIIDVMRAMRSMIAEAGAIPGVLKTVLGSVHGKGNPWSEEREKRIRWTQGLDIPSFQEGTEYFLSICCTSAYDVRSQKIAKALAGILTKAGVSYGILGNEESCCGESVRKIGDEILFAKLVEKNSQLLEGKGVKKLIVNSPHCLYTYTKEYPQMGAEFETSHHSQILASLIESGAIKPEKAIEKKIAFHDPCYLGRHSDIYDAPRSIIEAIPGAELVELKRNRRNSLCCGAGGGRLWMETAPEQRFSDLRIHEALESGAQILATACPYCINMLEDSRKNTGKEDEIEVLDISELLGASIGI; from the coding sequence TGCATGCAGTGTGGCCTGTGTTCCGGTTCTTGTCCCTGGCGGCTGGTTGACGGTGAATTTTTTGTCAGACAGATGATTCGTATGGGACAACTCGGTCTCGAAGGCTACGAATCCGATGATATTCTTTACGGCTGTACCACTTGCGGCCTTTGCCCTCAACGATGTCCGAGAGGCGTGAAAATCATTGACGTCATGCGCGCCATGCGAAGCATGATCGCTGAAGCCGGAGCAATACCAGGGGTACTCAAGACCGTGCTCGGCAGTGTGCACGGCAAGGGGAATCCCTGGTCCGAGGAACGCGAGAAACGCATACGGTGGACCCAGGGTCTTGATATACCGTCTTTCCAGGAAGGGACCGAGTATTTTCTGTCTATCTGCTGCACATCCGCCTACGATGTACGGTCCCAGAAAATCGCGAAGGCGTTGGCCGGAATTCTTACCAAAGCCGGCGTCAGCTACGGCATACTCGGCAATGAAGAAAGCTGTTGCGGGGAATCTGTGCGGAAGATCGGGGATGAGATTCTGTTCGCGAAATTGGTCGAGAAGAACTCGCAACTCCTGGAGGGTAAGGGTGTAAAGAAACTGATTGTCAACTCTCCCCACTGTCTCTACACCTATACCAAGGAATATCCACAAATGGGAGCCGAATTCGAAACCAGCCACCATTCTCAAATCCTTGCGAGTCTCATCGAATCGGGAGCCATCAAACCGGAAAAGGCCATCGAGAAAAAAATTGCCTTTCACGATCCCTGTTATCTGGGTCGTCACAGCGACATCTACGATGCACCCCGAAGCATCATTGAGGCCATTCCCGGCGCGGAACTCGTTGAATTGAAACGTAACAGACGCAACAGTCTTTGCTGTGGCGCCGGTGGAGGTCGTCTATGGATGGAGACCGCGCCGGAACAGCGTTTTTCGGACCTGCGCATCCATGAGGCCCTGGAGTCCGGCGCTCAGATACTGGCCACGGCCTGTCCCTATTGCATAAACATGCTCGAAGATAGTCGGAAGAACACGGGGAAAGAAGACGAGATCGAGGTTCTGGATATCAGTGAACTGTTGGGCGCTTCCATAGGCATCTGA